GCAGCCGTGGGAATCCGAGGAGGGGCACTACTTCGGTTCGGCCCTCGCCGCCGTGGCGCTGGGTCAGGTTCCCGGCTATCTTGGCTCGGCCAAAGCCGCTCCGGAAATCCAAAAGAAGATTGAGAATTTAAAAGACTACCTTCGCGGGCAATCCGCGAATCAGTCGCTGTTCAACAAGATTTGGTTACTTTGGGCGGCAACTCAGTGGCCGGAGTTGCTCACTGCGGCGGAGAAACAAAAAATTTGCTCGGAGGTTCTATCCAAGCAACAAGCCGATGGAGGATGGAACCTTGCTTCGCTCGGCCATTACTCCCGTCACGACGAAACCCCCGAGGAAAACTCTTCCGACGGGTACGCCACCGGGTTAGTTCTGCATGTCCTTCAACTAGCCGGTTTCGAGCGATCCGATGCAAAAATTTCGTCGGGTCTGAGGTGGCTAGGCAAAAATCAAAGCCCGACCGGGGAATGGTTGGCCACATCGCTCAACAAAAAACGCGATCCGAACAGCCACGTAGGGAAGTTCATGTCTGATTCCGCAACAGGCTTTGCGGTGCTCGGGCTGAGCCATTAAAATCCTCAAAATAAAAATCGGATTATGTTATTTTCACTTAAATTGAGGAGGAGCTTTCGCTCATTTCTCATAACATACGCCCGGTAATTAGTTTAGAACTATTTCGAATAGGAATAAAATTAGTACTTGATTCCCCTAGTCCAATCAGACTATCTTTAGTATGATCGGACTAAATATGACAACGGACATAATTAACGCAGACACGCTGGATTCAAAACCCGAGAAATCGTCCCGTCGACTGGATATCGCTTCCATTCGTCGGGAACAGATTATCGAAGCGGCGATTCATATCATCGTGAGTCAGGGTTTACAGAATCTTTCGCTCTCCCGGATCGAAGAACGGACCGGCATGAAGCGAGGGCAGCTAACTTACTACTTCCCGGCCAAAGAGGAGATTCTGATAGCGGTCTTCGACCGCCTCCTGGAGCGGATGCTCGAGAGAATGAATGACGGGGTGAATTTCAAGGAAAAGCACGGGATCCCCTCCGTCTGGGATATGTTTCGAAAGCGCCTGACGGAGCGTTTGAAGCAAAACGGACCGGAGGAAAGCTCTTTCAGTGCCTTGCAGTTTACGTTTCTGTCTCAAATCGAGCATCGGGAAGATTACCGTCGGAAATTGGCCACGCAGTATGAGGAATGGCGGCGAATTCTTTCTGTGCACTGGACACTGACCGGGAAACCCGTGGAGAATTTTGCAGAATCGGATCCGCGAATTGTGGCTTCTTTCCTTCAGTCCTTGATGTTGGGACTGAACGTGCTGCTCACGGCGGATCCGAAAGCCTTTGATATTCAGAAAATGTTTGAATTTTGTGTCCGTCTTCTGGGACCATTATTCACCAAAGATCCAGAGCCAACGAACGAAGAACCCCAAAATATCGCCGGGGAGGATGTTGCGAAATGATCGACACGAATGAAATGCCCAACGGGTCCTCGATGGCCGCGGTGGCGCCCATCCTGTCCGAAAGGGTGAAACAGCTCCAACTCCATGGCCGAATGGAAGGAGACAAGCGGGGCGGGTCGAACGCCTTTTTGCCCTGGTTGCTTTGCATTTTGATGGCCATTGCCTGGGCCAGCGTGGGCATTCGCTACTACAGGGCGAATCCCAATGCGAGTAACGCGGCTGCACCCAACGGCCCTTCAACTCCTCCGGGCGAGGCCCCGAAGGATTCCGCCGGTAATCCCATCAAAAAAGAAGCTCCCAAGCAAATTGCCCGGAATCCGGACGAACCCGTCCTGGACATGAAGGGGTACATCATCCCGGCCCATACCATCTCCGTCAGTCCGATCGAGGTCAGCGGTCGTATCGTCCGGCTGGAAATTGAGGAAGGAAAATCCTTCAAAAAAGACGACGTTCTCGCCGTCATTGATGACAGCAGCTTCCGGGCGGATCGGGACGAAGCCAAAGCGAACTGGGATTCTCTGATCGAAAAAATGCGGGAGATGAAGAACGGCAACCGACCCGAAGAAATCGAGCAAGCTCGAGCCGAGTTACTGGAAGCGGAAGCCAATTTGAAGGCGGCCCAACTGGAGTGGGAGCGCTATCAAGGGAAAAAAGTGGATGCCATTGCTCGAAAAGATTTCGACACCGTCGAAAGTTCTTATCGCGGCGGTCTGGCTCGAGTAGCCAAACTCCGCCAGAGCTTGCGTTTGATGGAACTGGGCCCCCGAGAAGAGAGAGTCAAAGGCGCTATCGCCGATGTGGACGCCGCGAAAGCCCGGCTCGACCGCGCCGAATGGCGTCTGAAAAATTGCACGATTTTCAGCCCCGTCGATGGGGTCATCCTTGCGAAACGGGCGGAAATCGGCAGCTTAATCAATCCCGTCGTGGGTGGTGTGGCCACCAGCCTTTGCGACATCGCCGATTTGTCGGACATCGAAGTCGATATGGAAATTCAGGAACGCGACGTTTCAAAAGTATTCGATGGCCAGTACTGTAAAATCAAGGCCGATGCGTTTCCCGAGCGGAGTTACGACGGTTATGTGGATCGCTCGATGCCGATTGCCAACCGAGCACGCGGGATCGTTCCCATTCGAATCAAAGTCGTCGTTCCTCCCACGGAAAAACAGGGGAAGTATCTGAAGCCCGACATGGGCGTGGCGGTGACCTTCTTCAACCAGCGATACGACAAGTGGCCCAACAAGTGGAATGTGCCGGTCGA
The genomic region above belongs to Telmatocola sphagniphila and contains:
- a CDS encoding HlyD family secretion protein — its product is MIDTNEMPNGSSMAAVAPILSERVKQLQLHGRMEGDKRGGSNAFLPWLLCILMAIAWASVGIRYYRANPNASNAAAPNGPSTPPGEAPKDSAGNPIKKEAPKQIARNPDEPVLDMKGYIIPAHTISVSPIEVSGRIVRLEIEEGKSFKKDDVLAVIDDSSFRADRDEAKANWDSLIEKMREMKNGNRPEEIEQARAELLEAEANLKAAQLEWERYQGKKVDAIARKDFDTVESSYRGGLARVAKLRQSLRLMELGPREERVKGAIADVDAAKARLDRAEWRLKNCTIFSPVDGVILAKRAEIGSLINPVVGGVATSLCDIADLSDIEVDMEIQERDVSKVFDGQYCKIKADAFPERSYDGYVDRSMPIANRARGIVPIRIKVVVPPTEKQGKYLKPDMGVAVTFFNQRYDKWPNKWNVPVDPIPGSLAPAPAAEPKSTPPAVEPKNPTPSESKKAG
- a CDS encoding TetR/AcrR family transcriptional regulator, which codes for MTTDIINADTLDSKPEKSSRRLDIASIRREQIIEAAIHIIVSQGLQNLSLSRIEERTGMKRGQLTYYFPAKEEILIAVFDRLLERMLERMNDGVNFKEKHGIPSVWDMFRKRLTERLKQNGPEESSFSALQFTFLSQIEHREDYRRKLATQYEEWRRILSVHWTLTGKPVENFAESDPRIVASFLQSLMLGLNVLLTADPKAFDIQKMFEFCVRLLGPLFTKDPEPTNEEPQNIAGEDVAK